In Marinobacter sp. LQ44, the following are encoded in one genomic region:
- the fliD gene encoding flagellar filament capping protein FliD → MASISSLGIGSGVLTSDLVDQLVAAERRPTEVRLDQRTERTEALISAYGKLRSAVTELRLPMRQLGSADAMKSFSATSSGSNIDVSVDASKASRGSYSLDVKSLAQSQALASRDVFADRDATSVGRGTMALQVGDKTTNITIDSSNDTLQGLANAINEANAGVSAGVIDTGNGFQLVLSADETGEANAVNISVTEDGAAPGLNRFAFDTADPVNMDGMRQTIAASDAVMEINGVEIRRATNTIENVVDGLTFNITGEGKSTIKVEQDTAAVAERVQAFVDKFNELQGTIRELSSFDSETGQGSILTGDSTVRNIQSQLKRVLTDIIPGLENASVRSLADVGIGTDFRTGELQFDSQKFQQQLRENPDDVTALFAEQGRTSDSQVEFVRSGSNTRPGDYSINVTQMATRGSLNYSVPNTADAIQVQADNSFTFRVDGETTATVSIAAGNYSGADFAAAIQTALRENAALSAAGRSVQVAYDATEGLTFTSNRFGSESNVSLTGLNNVTGLNTATGTAGQDVQGTINGQTAQGDGQVLFLANSAGGDAAGLQVRITGGDVGNRGSVKFIEGVSERAVDAITSILGADGALSSRTDALNRDLERIQEDRIKLDLRIESYQERLVKQFSAADSLISQLNSTRDYVSQQLAALAPNRQND, encoded by the coding sequence ATGGCCAGTATTTCATCGTTAGGTATCGGCTCCGGCGTTTTGACGTCGGATCTTGTCGACCAGTTGGTGGCTGCAGAGCGCAGGCCCACGGAAGTTCGGCTGGATCAAAGAACAGAGCGTACAGAGGCGCTTATTTCTGCCTATGGCAAGTTGCGCAGCGCTGTTACGGAGCTGCGCCTGCCTATGCGTCAGCTCGGTTCTGCGGATGCGATGAAGTCGTTTTCGGCCACTTCCTCGGGTAGCAACATTGATGTGTCGGTGGATGCCAGCAAGGCCAGCCGCGGCTCTTACAGCCTGGACGTGAAAAGTCTGGCGCAGTCTCAGGCCCTGGCCAGCCGGGATGTGTTCGCCGACCGGGATGCCACCAGCGTTGGCCGTGGCACCATGGCGCTTCAGGTGGGTGACAAGACCACCAACATCACCATCGATTCCTCCAACGACACCCTGCAGGGCCTGGCGAATGCCATTAACGAGGCCAATGCGGGCGTGTCTGCCGGTGTGATTGATACCGGCAACGGTTTCCAACTGGTGTTGTCTGCGGATGAGACCGGTGAAGCCAATGCCGTGAATATTTCCGTTACGGAAGATGGTGCTGCCCCGGGATTAAACCGGTTCGCTTTCGATACGGCAGATCCCGTCAACATGGATGGCATGCGCCAGACCATTGCGGCGAGTGATGCGGTGATGGAAATCAACGGCGTGGAAATTCGCCGTGCCACCAACACCATTGAAAATGTGGTGGATGGGCTGACCTTCAACATTACCGGTGAGGGTAAGTCCACGATCAAAGTGGAGCAGGACACGGCGGCGGTTGCCGAGCGTGTTCAGGCGTTCGTAGACAAGTTCAACGAGCTGCAGGGCACCATCCGTGAGCTGTCTTCATTTGATAGCGAGACGGGGCAGGGCAGTATTCTGACCGGGGATTCCACGGTTCGGAATATCCAGAGCCAGTTGAAGCGAGTGTTGACAGATATCATTCCCGGGCTGGAAAACGCCAGCGTTCGCAGCCTGGCGGATGTGGGCATTGGCACGGATTTCCGCACCGGTGAGCTGCAGTTTGATAGTCAGAAGTTTCAGCAGCAGCTTCGGGAAAACCCGGATGATGTCACCGCTCTGTTTGCCGAGCAGGGCAGAACCAGTGATTCCCAGGTGGAGTTTGTTCGTAGTGGCTCTAATACTCGCCCGGGTGATTACAGCATTAATGTTACCCAGATGGCGACGCGGGGCAGCCTTAATTACTCTGTCCCAAACACTGCAGATGCGATTCAGGTTCAAGCGGATAACAGTTTCACCTTCCGGGTGGATGGTGAAACCACCGCAACCGTATCCATTGCGGCCGGCAACTATTCCGGTGCAGATTTCGCCGCAGCCATTCAAACAGCCTTACGAGAAAACGCGGCGCTGAGCGCGGCGGGTCGCTCGGTTCAAGTCGCTTATGATGCCACCGAAGGGCTGACGTTCACGTCTAACCGCTTTGGTAGCGAGTCTAACGTAAGCCTGACCGGGCTGAACAACGTCACGGGGCTGAACACCGCCACCGGCACCGCCGGCCAGGATGTCCAGGGCACCATTAACGGCCAGACTGCCCAGGGCGACGGCCAGGTGCTGTTCCTGGCAAACAGTGCCGGTGGCGATGCCGCCGGCCTGCAGGTGCGCATTACCGGCGGTGACGTTGGTAATCGCGGGTCGGTGAAGTTCATCGAGGGCGTGAGCGAGCGGGCGGTAGATGCTATTACCAGCATTCTGGGGGCAGACGGTGCGTTGAGCTCCCGTACTGACGCCCTGAACCGGGACCTGGAGCGCATCCAGGAAGACCGGATCAAGTTGGACTTGCGGATTGAAAGCTATCAGGAACGCCTGGTGAAGCAATTCAGCGCTGCCGACTCCCTGATCTCCCAGCTGAACAGCACACGAGATTACGTGAGCCAGCAGCTGGCGGCCCTGGCGCCGAACAGGCAAAACGATTAA
- a CDS encoding flagellin, which yields MPQVINTNIASLNAQRNLNASQGDANVALQRLSSGLRINSAKDDAAGLAISTRFQSQISGLNVAQRNASDGISLAQTTEGALNEVINNLQRVRDLAVQSANATNSASDRIALDQEVQQRIEEIQRIAEQTNFNGLKVLDGSFGEKTFQVGANSGDTISVDLSRGSRADQIGSLASSGPRQISDVPLADGDLTISVGQSEAYPIPGTGTDASAEATVNAIEQANIPGLPTVSATNVQDVTFAAIDGAAATSGNDTVYSLSISVGTASAVTVTETIAAGSTNSLDSAGLAAAINAQGIEGLTASSNSTGVILTNADGKNITITAETTAVGTAAATATGSTSGLALTIGTAAGAVLRGQVTIEALEDITIGGNAPENAGFLAGGETITASGNLEGVDIRTMAGANDAIKRVDSALTTINAIRSELGAVQNRFESTIANLSTTSENLSAANSRIRDADFAAETAELARTQVLQQAGLSVLAQANARPQQVLQLLQG from the coding sequence ATGCCTCAGGTGATTAATACCAACATTGCTTCATTGAACGCCCAAAGAAACCTGAATGCCTCACAAGGCGATGCAAACGTGGCACTGCAGCGACTATCCTCCGGCCTCCGAATAAATTCGGCCAAAGACGATGCGGCCGGCCTCGCCATATCCACACGGTTTCAGTCCCAAATTTCCGGTCTAAATGTCGCCCAAAGAAATGCTAGTGACGGTATATCCCTTGCACAAACTACCGAAGGAGCATTAAACGAAGTCATTAACAACCTGCAGCGCGTTAGAGATCTGGCAGTTCAATCTGCCAACGCGACCAACAGTGCGTCCGACAGAATCGCGCTTGATCAAGAGGTTCAGCAGCGAATCGAAGAAATACAGCGAATAGCTGAACAAACAAACTTTAACGGCCTGAAGGTTCTGGATGGGTCCTTCGGGGAGAAAACATTCCAGGTCGGCGCGAATTCGGGTGATACCATCAGCGTCGATTTGTCCCGTGGGTCTAGAGCCGATCAAATTGGCTCACTCGCATCTTCGGGCCCGCGCCAGATATCAGATGTTCCGTTAGCTGATGGTGATTTAACGATTTCTGTAGGACAAAGCGAAGCCTATCCGATACCTGGAACCGGAACAGACGCTTCTGCCGAAGCCACAGTAAATGCCATTGAACAGGCGAACATACCAGGATTACCTACTGTTTCGGCAACCAACGTACAGGATGTGACGTTTGCCGCGATTGATGGAGCTGCGGCCACTTCTGGTAACGACACTGTATACTCATTGTCGATCAGCGTGGGCACAGCCTCTGCTGTCACCGTGACTGAGACCATTGCGGCCGGCTCCACCAATTCGCTAGATAGTGCAGGCCTCGCTGCCGCGATCAATGCGCAGGGTATTGAGGGGTTGACTGCGAGTAGCAACTCTACTGGTGTTATCCTGACTAATGCGGACGGCAAAAACATTACCATCACTGCTGAGACAACGGCTGTCGGAACCGCTGCGGCTACGGCGACTGGAAGCACGTCCGGGCTCGCATTGACAATCGGTACTGCCGCAGGCGCTGTGCTCCGCGGACAAGTGACAATTGAGGCGCTTGAAGATATTACCATCGGCGGTAATGCGCCAGAGAATGCCGGTTTTCTCGCGGGTGGCGAAACCATTACTGCCTCGGGGAACCTTGAAGGTGTTGATATTCGAACCATGGCCGGCGCCAACGATGCAATAAAACGCGTTGATTCAGCGCTTACCACAATCAATGCTATCCGAAGTGAGCTAGGCGCCGTCCAAAACCGCTTCGAGTCCACGATCGCGAATCTAAGCACCACATCAGAAAATCTGAGCGCAGCAAACAGTCGAATTCGTGACGCAGACTTCGCTGCAGAGACTGCCGAGCTTGCTCGAACTCAGGTCCTTCAGCAGGCAGGCTTGTCGGTTCTAGCGCAAGCAAACGCGAGACCTCAGCAGGTACTCCAGCTCCTCCAAGGATAA
- a CDS encoding AraC family transcriptional regulator: protein MTPLGTASVAALRQYVRYADAKGISTSELFSKAGLEPNILDTDDGRLKGEQLQTFIHLLAEASGNPILGLETGDFVQPGSYSVLGYITMSCATLGEAVTRIAPYEKLVGDMGTTGLRMKGNEVSLVWTCNFTDPVVWPQVVDNVFSSWINYARWLADNDNASPIRVALKRSSPGPDYESAYQERWGCPVEFEAPENVVTMPQDLLATRLRQPDPLLRKTLEAHALSQLALLDTDTDLTSRVKQGIQKQLASGVTRQDMIAEDLGMTSRTLQRKLSQEGVSYQKLLDDVRQQMAEDYLRNTDMSIPDIALRLGYSETTSFHRKFKAAAGKTPGDYRRGLTGSDPKGV, encoded by the coding sequence ATGACCCCTCTTGGAACCGCCTCTGTAGCCGCCCTGCGTCAATACGTTCGCTATGCCGATGCCAAGGGCATCAGCACCTCAGAGCTGTTCAGCAAAGCCGGCCTTGAACCGAATATCCTTGATACCGATGACGGCCGCCTGAAGGGCGAGCAGTTGCAGACGTTTATTCACCTGTTGGCCGAAGCATCCGGCAATCCCATCCTTGGCCTGGAAACCGGTGATTTCGTTCAGCCCGGTTCCTACAGTGTGCTTGGCTATATCACCATGAGCTGTGCCACGCTGGGGGAGGCGGTTACCCGCATTGCGCCCTATGAAAAACTGGTAGGGGACATGGGCACGACCGGCCTTCGGATGAAGGGGAATGAAGTGTCGTTGGTGTGGACCTGCAACTTTACCGACCCGGTGGTGTGGCCCCAGGTGGTGGATAACGTTTTTTCCTCCTGGATTAACTATGCTCGCTGGCTGGCAGATAACGATAACGCTTCTCCAATCCGGGTTGCCCTGAAACGCTCCTCGCCAGGCCCTGACTATGAGAGCGCTTATCAGGAGCGCTGGGGCTGCCCCGTTGAGTTCGAAGCGCCGGAGAATGTGGTGACCATGCCTCAGGATCTACTGGCCACCCGCCTCCGCCAACCAGACCCGTTGCTGCGCAAGACCCTTGAAGCCCATGCGCTGTCCCAGCTGGCCCTGCTGGATACCGATACCGACCTGACCTCCAGAGTGAAGCAAGGCATCCAGAAACAACTGGCCAGCGGCGTGACCCGGCAAGACATGATCGCCGAAGACCTGGGCATGACCAGCCGCACCCTGCAGCGCAAACTGAGCCAGGAAGGCGTTTCCTACCAGAAGCTACTGGATGACGTGCGCCAGCAGATGGCGGAGGACTATTTGCGGAATACCGATATGAGCATTCCCGACATCGCGCTGAGGTTGGGGTATAGCGAGACCACGTCTTTTCACCGGAAGTTTAAGGCGGCTGCTGGGAAGACGCCTGGGGATTATCGAAGGGGTCTTACAGGGTCTGACCCCAAAGGGGTCTGA
- a CDS encoding YajQ family cyclic di-GMP-binding protein — protein sequence MPSFDIVSEIEMHEVTNAVDQAKRDLGNRWDFKNVQADIELEDKRITVSAEQEFQLEQLIDLLRMAFAKRNIDARALAEDGESKAGKLVKQHFSLKQGIETDMAKKIVKMIKDQKMKVQASIQGDKVRVTGKKRDDLQEAIAMLREAELDIPLQFNNFRD from the coding sequence ATGCCTTCTTTTGACATTGTTTCAGAAATTGAAATGCACGAAGTCACCAACGCGGTGGATCAGGCCAAGCGTGATCTGGGTAACCGCTGGGACTTCAAAAACGTGCAGGCGGATATCGAGCTGGAAGACAAGCGCATTACCGTCAGCGCCGAGCAGGAATTCCAGCTGGAGCAACTGATTGATCTTCTGCGCATGGCCTTCGCCAAACGCAACATTGACGCCCGCGCCCTGGCGGAAGACGGTGAGAGCAAGGCCGGCAAGCTGGTGAAACAGCATTTTTCCCTGAAGCAGGGTATCGAAACCGATATGGCCAAGAAGATCGTGAAAATGATCAAAGACCAGAAAATGAAGGTTCAGGCCAGCATTCAAGGCGACAAGGTGCGGGTAACCGGCAAGAAGCGGGACGACCTGCAAGAAGCCATTGCCATGCTGCGCGAGGCGGAGCTGGATATTCCGCTGCAGTTTAACAACTTTCGCGATTGA
- a CDS encoding argininosuccinate synthase produces the protein MSDIKKVVLAYSGGLDTSVIVRWLQDTYNCEVVTFTADIGQGEEVEPARAKAEALGVKEIYIEDLREEFVRDYVFPMFRANTIYEGEYLLGTSIARPLIAKRLIDIANETGADAISHGATGKGNDQVRFELGAYALKPGVKVIAPWREWDLNSREKLLKYCEERNIPVEMKKGKSPYSMDANLLHISYEGINLEDPWAEPEEDMWRWSVSPEAAPDKPTYVELTYKKGDIVAVDGQDMKPHEVLETLNKVAGANGIGRLDIVENRYVGMKSRGCYETPGGTIMLRAHRAIESITLDREVAHLKDSLMPRYAEVIYNGYWWSPEREALQALIDQTQTYVNGTVRLKLYKGNVDVVGRKSDDSLFDEKIATFEEDQGAYDQKDAEGFIKLNALRLRIAAGKGRKL, from the coding sequence ATGTCTGATATTAAAAAGGTGGTGCTGGCCTATTCCGGTGGTCTTGATACTTCCGTTATTGTTCGGTGGTTGCAGGATACCTATAACTGTGAGGTGGTAACTTTTACCGCCGATATTGGCCAGGGCGAGGAAGTGGAGCCGGCGCGTGCGAAAGCCGAAGCGCTGGGGGTTAAGGAAATCTACATCGAGGACCTGCGCGAGGAGTTTGTGCGCGATTACGTGTTCCCGATGTTCCGCGCCAATACCATCTACGAAGGCGAGTACCTGCTGGGTACCTCCATCGCCCGCCCGCTGATTGCCAAGCGTTTGATCGATATTGCCAATGAAACCGGCGCCGATGCGATTTCCCACGGTGCTACCGGTAAAGGTAACGACCAGGTGCGTTTCGAGCTGGGTGCCTACGCGCTGAAGCCGGGCGTGAAGGTGATCGCTCCCTGGCGTGAGTGGGACCTGAACTCCCGCGAGAAGCTGCTCAAGTACTGTGAAGAGCGCAACATCCCGGTGGAAATGAAGAAGGGCAAGAGCCCGTACTCCATGGACGCCAACCTGCTGCACATCTCCTACGAAGGCATCAACCTGGAAGACCCCTGGGCGGAACCCGAGGAAGATATGTGGCGTTGGAGCGTGTCTCCGGAAGCTGCGCCAGACAAGCCCACGTACGTGGAGCTGACCTACAAGAAGGGCGACATTGTTGCCGTCGATGGCCAGGACATGAAGCCCCATGAGGTGCTGGAAACCCTGAACAAGGTAGCCGGTGCCAACGGTATTGGTCGCCTGGACATCGTAGAGAACCGCTACGTGGGCATGAAGTCCCGTGGCTGCTATGAAACCCCGGGCGGCACCATCATGCTGCGCGCCCACCGCGCCATTGAGTCCATCACCCTGGACCGCGAGGTGGCGCATCTGAAAGACAGCCTGATGCCCCGCTACGCTGAGGTGATCTACAACGGCTACTGGTGGTCCCCGGAGCGCGAAGCCCTGCAGGCCCTGATCGACCAGACCCAAACCTACGTGAACGGCACCGTTCGCCTGAAGCTGTACAAGGGCAACGTGGACGTAGTCGGCCGGAAGTCTGACGACTCCCTGTTCGACGAAAAGATTGCCACCTTTGAGGAAGACCAGGGTGCGTATGATCAGAAAGACGCCGAAGGCTTCATCAAGCTGAACGCGCTGCGGTTGCGCATTGCGGCTGGGAAAGGCCGGAAGCTGTAA
- a CDS encoding response regulator → MPNLDLPILVVDDAKFSSMVVGRTLRNAGYRDIRIANNAPDALKLMEQRQVSVLIADWLMPEMDGLQLTDHVRQQDEQDNHYTYVILLTARESVEALSEAFDRGVDDFIYKSDMTKQLIPRIFAADRMADRQNTLLRANALLVENNRELESTNIIDLETGLCNSKYARQRLQKTLRHAESRGGSTSYVMCGIRNWQDLKRKHPPSVMSELATGIARRLSTLIRPIDALCRVGDNQFAIVSYFPNSDHCSTTAFRRIFDGINHKALKTTAGFISVEAGMVLCRADAQDGTPSVQDMERAAVQGLVDAYETRRFTETKPEIREGV, encoded by the coding sequence ATGCCAAACCTGGACCTACCCATACTCGTAGTAGACGACGCAAAATTCAGCAGTATGGTGGTCGGCCGCACCCTGCGAAATGCCGGTTACCGCGATATACGCATTGCCAACAACGCGCCAGACGCCCTGAAGCTGATGGAACAGCGCCAGGTCAGCGTGTTGATTGCCGATTGGCTGATGCCTGAAATGGACGGGCTACAACTGACTGACCACGTGCGCCAGCAGGATGAGCAGGACAACCACTACACCTACGTGATCCTGCTTACTGCGCGCGAAAGCGTGGAAGCACTGTCGGAAGCTTTCGACCGGGGCGTGGATGATTTTATCTACAAGTCAGACATGACCAAGCAGCTGATCCCCCGAATCTTTGCCGCCGACCGAATGGCCGACCGCCAGAACACCTTGCTGCGGGCCAACGCACTGCTGGTCGAAAACAACCGGGAGCTGGAATCGACCAACATCATCGACCTGGAAACCGGCCTGTGCAACAGCAAGTATGCCCGCCAGCGCCTGCAGAAAACCCTGCGCCATGCGGAATCCCGAGGCGGTTCCACCTCCTACGTGATGTGCGGCATTCGTAACTGGCAAGACCTGAAACGCAAGCACCCACCCAGCGTGATGAGCGAATTGGCCACCGGCATCGCCCGCCGCCTGAGCACCCTGATTCGCCCCATCGACGCCCTGTGCCGTGTTGGCGACAACCAGTTTGCCATCGTCTCCTACTTCCCGAACAGCGACCATTGCTCCACCACCGCGTTCCGGCGAATTTTTGATGGTATCAACCACAAGGCCCTGAAAACCACCGCAGGCTTTATCTCGGTGGAAGCCGGCATGGTGCTGTGCCGCGCCGACGCCCAGGACGGCACACCCTCGGTGCAGGATATGGAACGGGCCGCGGTACAAGGCCTGGTAGACGCCTACGAAACCCGCCGCTTTACCGAAACCAAACCCGAGATACGGGAAGGTGTGTAG
- the fliS gene encoding flagellar export chaperone FliS — protein MNGLQAYQRVNTQTSITDADPHKLIQLLYNGAIERINMAKSKIQAKDYAAKGQLLNKAIEIIGGLRAFLDFEKGGDLAARLEGLYDYMERTLLEASAKNDIAKLDEVLNLLRSVKDGWDGIREEVVGQQSQAAG, from the coding sequence ATGAACGGTTTACAGGCGTATCAGCGCGTTAATACCCAAACCAGCATCACCGATGCAGACCCGCACAAGCTGATTCAGCTGCTGTATAACGGGGCGATTGAGCGCATCAATATGGCCAAGTCTAAGATCCAGGCCAAGGATTATGCGGCCAAGGGCCAGTTGCTCAATAAGGCTATTGAAATCATCGGCGGTCTGCGCGCGTTCCTGGATTTTGAGAAAGGTGGTGATTTGGCAGCGCGGCTGGAAGGGCTTTACGACTACATGGAGCGCACTCTACTGGAAGCCAGCGCCAAGAATGACATTGCCAAGCTGGATGAAGTGCTGAACCTGTTGCGTTCTGTGAAGGACGGCTGGGATGGTATTCGCGAAGAAGTTGTCGGCCAGCAATCCCAAGCCGCTGGCTAA
- a CDS encoding flagellin encodes MALGINTNVASLNAQNQLSKSQGMNDQALQRLSSGLRINSAKDDAAGLAISTRFQSQISGLNVATRNANDGISLAQTAEGALNEITNNLQRIRELAVQSANATNSSSDRAALNDEVQQRLAEVERISTQTAFNGLKVLDGSFGQQDFQVGANAGEVIGVDFTQGTRLQQIGSLATMTGTADVSDAALAAGDLQIKVGDGDFVTIGASSSDSAEDKAQAIKDANVQGLTSVSATNVQDVTFAAIDGAAATSGNDTVYSLSISVGTASAVTVTETIAAGSTNSLDSAGLAAAINAQGIEGLTASSNSTGVILTNADGKNITITAETTAVGTAAATATGSTSGLALTIGTAAGAVLRGQVTIEALEDITIGGDDPTVAGFDDGQLAAATGNLSSLSVTDVANANDAIKRIDSALQTVNSFRSELGAVQNRFESTIANLSTSVENLSASNSRILDADFAAETANLAKSQVLQQAGISVLAQANARPQQVLSLLQ; translated from the coding sequence ATGGCTCTCGGTATCAACACCAACGTAGCGTCACTAAACGCACAGAACCAACTCAGTAAGTCTCAGGGGATGAACGACCAAGCATTGCAGCGTCTGTCCTCAGGTCTTCGTATTAACTCCGCGAAGGATGACGCTGCGGGTCTGGCGATTTCGACGCGGTTTCAGTCCCAGATTTCTGGCTTGAACGTTGCCACCCGCAATGCCAATGACGGCATCTCTTTGGCGCAGACTGCTGAAGGTGCTCTTAATGAGATCACTAACAACCTCCAGCGGATTCGCGAGCTCGCAGTTCAGTCGGCTAACGCTACCAACAGCTCTTCTGATCGAGCTGCACTTAACGACGAGGTGCAGCAGCGACTGGCTGAAGTCGAGCGTATTTCAACGCAGACCGCGTTCAATGGTTTGAAGGTGCTTGACGGTTCCTTTGGTCAGCAGGACTTCCAAGTCGGCGCTAACGCCGGAGAAGTGATTGGTGTTGACTTTACTCAGGGCACTCGTCTCCAGCAGATTGGGTCTCTCGCCACGATGACTGGTACTGCTGACGTGAGTGATGCTGCGCTCGCCGCTGGGGATTTGCAGATTAAGGTGGGGGATGGAGACTTTGTTACAATTGGTGCCTCATCATCGGACTCGGCGGAAGATAAGGCTCAGGCAATAAAAGATGCCAATGTTCAGGGCCTGACCTCTGTTTCGGCAACCAACGTACAGGATGTGACGTTTGCCGCGATTGATGGAGCTGCGGCCACTTCTGGTAACGACACTGTATACTCATTGTCGATCAGCGTGGGCACAGCCTCTGCTGTCACCGTGACTGAGACCATTGCGGCCGGCTCCACCAATTCGCTAGATAGTGCAGGCCTCGCTGCCGCGATCAATGCGCAGGGTATTGAGGGGTTGACTGCGAGTAGCAACTCTACTGGTGTTATCCTGACTAATGCGGACGGCAAAAACATTACCATCACTGCTGAGACAACGGCTGTCGGAACCGCTGCGGCTACGGCGACTGGAAGCACGTCCGGGCTCGCATTGACAATCGGTACTGCCGCAGGCGCTGTGCTCCGCGGACAAGTGACAATTGAGGCGCTTGAAGATATCACGATCGGCGGTGACGATCCGACGGTTGCAGGTTTCGATGATGGCCAGCTTGCAGCGGCCACTGGTAACCTCTCCAGCTTGAGTGTTACCGACGTTGCTAATGCCAACGATGCTATTAAAAGGATCGACTCAGCGTTACAGACAGTGAACAGTTTCCGAAGTGAGCTCGGTGCAGTCCAAAACCGCTTCGAATCCACCATCGCAAACCTGAGCACCTCGGTCGAGAACCTCAGCGCCTCCAACAGCCGTATCCTGGACGCTGACTTCGCGGCAGAAACCGCCAACCTGGCTAAATCCCAGGTACTGCAGCAGGCCGGTATCTCCGTGCTGGCTCAGGCGAACGCCCGTCCTCAGCAGGTTCTGTCCCTCCTGCAGTAA
- a CDS encoding flagellar protein FlaG, producing MNDVNLNSPDLKLVRSGAQAPAKALSSSQAEGRNAPDLAASAAGTRQVQAPQVAQQASQAEKLQARNEEQRKELNEAVSQLNDFVQTVQRDLQFEVDNEMGQTIVKVVDQQTQEVIRQIPDEVAMRLAEKLQQDEPLTLFNIKV from the coding sequence ATGAATGACGTTAACCTGAACAGCCCGGACCTGAAACTGGTGCGCTCCGGCGCCCAGGCTCCGGCCAAGGCACTGTCGTCATCTCAGGCCGAGGGCCGGAACGCCCCTGACCTTGCAGCTTCGGCTGCCGGTACCCGCCAGGTGCAGGCTCCCCAGGTTGCTCAACAGGCTTCGCAGGCTGAAAAGCTGCAGGCCCGTAATGAAGAGCAGCGCAAGGAGCTGAATGAGGCGGTTAGCCAGTTGAACGACTTTGTTCAAACCGTGCAGCGGGATCTTCAGTTTGAAGTGGATAATGAAATGGGCCAGACCATCGTAAAGGTGGTTGATCAGCAAACCCAGGAAGTCATCCGCCAGATCCCGGATGAAGTGGCAATGAGGTTGGCAGAAAAATTGCAGCAGGACGAACCGCTGACGTTGTTTAACATCAAGGTGTAA